A single region of the Thermococcus paralvinellae genome encodes:
- a CDS encoding dihydrodipicolinate synthase family protein, with amino-acid sequence MKGVIVPLVTPFNEDYSLDFQALEEHINYLQRVGVHGIFINATTGEFTSLTKEERKLLAEKGRELVNASFYLVGTASTNTFEVIELTRHAEDIGADYAVIAPPYYCPLNDEALFTHYSLIAEKSDIPIILYNIPSCANPLSVPLIKKLALEYDNIAGIKETIDSISHVRDVIFEVKGERKDFKVFTGLDHHFLNTLILGGDGGIMACANFVPEIHLKLFKAFEEKKPEMFEYAKKLAKLSQIYSLASSFGSAIKIAMQLRGFSIKPVLRPPYVMDGKETRDRIKELLASLELIP; translated from the coding sequence ATGAAAGGTGTGATAGTCCCGTTGGTTACTCCGTTTAATGAAGACTATTCACTGGATTTCCAGGCTTTAGAGGAGCACATAAACTACCTCCAAAGAGTCGGGGTTCATGGAATTTTTATAAACGCAACTACTGGAGAATTCACGAGCTTAACCAAAGAAGAAAGAAAGCTCCTAGCTGAAAAAGGACGGGAACTTGTGAACGCATCGTTTTACCTAGTAGGAACGGCCTCAACAAACACTTTTGAAGTTATAGAGCTCACAAGACACGCTGAAGATATTGGGGCAGATTACGCAGTGATCGCTCCACCATACTACTGCCCCTTAAATGACGAAGCCCTCTTCACTCATTATTCACTGATTGCTGAGAAATCAGACATTCCAATAATTCTCTACAACATTCCAAGTTGCGCGAATCCTCTGAGTGTCCCACTGATAAAAAAGCTAGCCCTTGAGTATGATAACATAGCTGGAATTAAAGAAACAATAGACAGCATAAGCCATGTGAGAGACGTTATCTTTGAGGTTAAAGGAGAGAGAAAAGACTTTAAAGTGTTTACTGGTTTGGATCATCACTTCCTAAACACACTAATTCTGGGAGGCGATGGTGGAATAATGGCGTGTGCAAACTTTGTTCCTGAAATTCATCTCAAGCTTTTCAAGGCATTTGAAGAGAAAAAGCCCGAGATGTTTGAATATGCCAAAAAACTGGCAAAACTTTCCCAGATTTACAGCTTGGCATCTTCCTTTGGCTCTGCAATAAAGATTGCAATGCAACTTAGAGGATTTTCAATAAAGCCAGTATTGAGACCTCCATATGTGATGGATGGAAAGGAAACAAGGGATAGAATAAAAGAGCTTCTAGCTTCACTGGAGCTTATACCTTAA
- the prf1 gene encoding peptide chain release factor aRF-1, whose product MSHTSAEMYELKKKVEELKKFRGRATELVSLYIPAGYDLNKVMQQLREEYGTAQNIKSKSTRKNVLGALERAMQHLKLYKQTPPTGLALFVGNVSEQEGVSDIRVFAIIPPEPLKVRLYRCDQTFVTEPLEEMLRVKEAYGLITVEKNEATIGILRGKRIEVVDELTSNVPGKTRAGGQSARRYERIREQETHEFMKRIGEHANKAFLPLLEKGELKGIIIGGPGPTKEEFVEGDYLHHELRKKIIGVVDISYHGEYGLRELVEKASDILSEHEAIKEKKLVQDFFRHLVKDTGLITYGEKEVRKALELGAVDTLLISEGYDKVRVKAKCNNCGWEELKTMSEQEFEVYKRKLKTCPKCGSQNISFEKWDVAEELIKMAEEIGANVEIISLDTEEGQQFYKAFGGLGAFLRYKLQ is encoded by the coding sequence ATGTCTCACACTTCAGCTGAAATGTATGAATTGAAGAAAAAGGTTGAGGAATTGAAAAAATTTAGAGGGCGAGCAACTGAGCTTGTCTCTCTGTATATCCCCGCAGGTTATGATCTCAATAAAGTCATGCAGCAGCTTAGGGAAGAGTATGGAACCGCCCAGAATATTAAGTCAAAATCAACTCGAAAGAATGTCCTTGGGGCTTTGGAAAGGGCAATGCAGCACTTGAAACTCTACAAACAGACACCACCAACTGGGCTAGCTTTGTTTGTCGGAAACGTGAGCGAGCAAGAAGGAGTTAGCGACATCAGGGTATTTGCAATTATTCCACCAGAGCCTCTAAAAGTTAGACTATATCGATGTGATCAGACTTTTGTTACAGAACCATTGGAAGAAATGCTTCGTGTTAAAGAGGCTTATGGTCTTATAACAGTTGAGAAAAACGAGGCTACTATAGGGATCCTCAGAGGAAAGAGAATTGAAGTTGTTGATGAACTCACATCCAACGTTCCAGGAAAGACCAGAGCCGGTGGTCAGTCTGCAAGAAGATACGAGAGAATTAGAGAGCAGGAGACTCACGAATTCATGAAAAGGATTGGAGAGCATGCTAATAAGGCATTTCTCCCTCTTCTAGAGAAAGGAGAGCTCAAAGGGATAATTATTGGTGGTCCCGGACCAACAAAAGAGGAGTTTGTTGAAGGGGACTACCTCCATCATGAACTCAGGAAAAAGATAATTGGAGTAGTCGACATCAGCTATCATGGAGAATATGGACTGAGGGAACTTGTTGAAAAGGCAAGCGATATTCTATCAGAACATGAAGCAATTAAGGAGAAAAAGCTTGTTCAGGACTTCTTCAGACACCTAGTTAAAGACACTGGACTGATAACTTATGGTGAAAAGGAAGTTAGAAAGGCTTTGGAGCTTGGAGCCGTTGATACATTATTGATAAGCGAAGGATACGACAAAGTTAGAGTCAAAGCTAAATGTAACAACTGTGGTTGGGAAGAGCTTAAAACAATGAGCGAGCAGGAGTTTGAAGTTTACAAGAGGAAACTTAAGACATGTCCAAAGTGCGGAAGTCAGAACATCAGCTTTGAGAAGTGGGATGTTGCCGAGGAGCTAATAAAAATGGCAGAAGAAATAGGGGCTAACGTTGAAATCATTTCGCTTGACACCGAGGAAGGACAGCAGTTCTATAAGGCCTTTGGTGGACTGGGAGCATTCTTAAGGTATAAGCTCCAGTGA
- a CDS encoding pro-sigmaK processing inhibitor BofA family protein: MFEWFILLIFLILAGYLILKLTLAILKWMAVNTIVGLILVGIINFLGVAHIELNLINLLIIAVGGVVGVFILLVLSFI, from the coding sequence ATGTTTGAATGGTTCATACTTTTAATTTTTCTTATCTTGGCAGGTTATTTAATTTTGAAACTGACATTGGCAATATTAAAATGGATGGCAGTGAACACAATAGTGGGATTGATTTTGGTGGGAATAATTAATTTCCTCGGCGTTGCTCATATTGAACTGAACCTCATTAATCTTCTGATAATAGCTGTGGGTGGAGTTGTTGGAGTTTTCATTTTGTTGGTATTGTCTTTTATCTAG
- a CDS encoding MazG nucleotide pyrophosphohydrolase domain-containing protein, protein MEIKEFQQMIKNIYFHRDSKRGLERTFLWFVEEVGELAEALRKEKQENIEEEFADVLAWLVSLANLANVDLEKAALKKYPNRCPYCGKNPCECEKE, encoded by the coding sequence ATGGAAATTAAAGAATTCCAACAGATGATAAAAAACATATACTTTCACAGGGATTCAAAGAGGGGACTAGAGAGAACTTTCTTATGGTTTGTTGAAGAAGTTGGTGAGCTAGCTGAAGCTTTAAGAAAAGAAAAACAAGAAAATATAGAGGAGGAATTTGCTGATGTTCTTGCATGGCTTGTGAGTTTAGCAAATTTGGCTAATGTTGACCTTGAAAAAGCAGCCCTAAAGAAGTATCCAAATAGGTGCCCCTATTGTGGAAAGAATCCATGTGAGTGTGAGAAGGAGTAG
- a CDS encoding ArnT family glycosyltransferase, whose protein sequence is MRNKKEVTYFSVIAIFYLLTRLYLTLTYFDEYFDYDEGTYLLIARLINWGYLPYRDIFAVHPPLYYYTLALILRMFGDNYIIGRLFSVFLGFASLIIAYYVGKEVRNERLGIILAGFLAMNPTLLLTNFLAVQETFIEFFALISLYCLIRYLKTEKKHYAYLSLFLAGLGSTVKFTIIPHAISIYLALLIFRNKNIYRYLLKAKQIIVNKEQIKIITITYVLMTLVVSSFLVIFPTKATKDIMVVPGFCRMDNFYQTLPSLLLISIWFIFTAMSFRIKFVNAFLEIMSLIINDTKEILKYGLMILLPKIIVEGLLGLVSTTQYVNQTYLLQGARMWPVFNFFWYIGEVFNDVFSKRFDDLLFRFPIILLVLFVLIASLFKIDSSKNAIRGKLVILFLINFFVYFFMSPIVPFEKFLIPMWIILYIILLDFLLGSGLSKRQAIAFILAGILFLSIADFGIIYRYSEQRVIIRKYGNHSKELRDELELYLRENYTIKGKVYSANPMNTYYLNLGTAPRYLDLYGLAVLKELNASQFFKILKQENITHFICSTWCYITWPSKNLNNILRSLLRTLPSNYTLLYGSSYENGDTIELYSLEKNNSTITIKPYFGTLLLIVEGKYIGKMYVEDNKMVYNFKTTVSQLNENKYKIIQYSANKNKKHEFMAKIRSNGVIFYFKNSTTILVKFLSPIAVLNQTRETKSADGVILIIGDRKIKIYGEDLEITKISRTKIRIHGTTLILQEEW, encoded by the coding sequence ATGAGGAATAAAAAAGAAGTCACATACTTTTCTGTTATAGCAATATTCTATTTGCTTACGCGATTATATCTAACCTTAACTTATTTTGATGAATATTTTGATTATGACGAAGGGACATATCTTTTAATCGCCAGACTAATAAATTGGGGATATCTACCATATAGAGACATCTTTGCTGTGCATCCGCCTCTCTATTACTACACATTAGCATTGATTTTGAGAATGTTTGGAGACAATTATATCATTGGACGACTATTTTCCGTATTTCTAGGTTTTGCATCACTAATAATTGCCTACTATGTTGGAAAAGAAGTGAGAAACGAGAGATTGGGAATAATACTTGCTGGATTTTTGGCTATGAACCCTACTTTACTTCTCACGAACTTTTTAGCAGTACAGGAAACATTTATAGAATTTTTTGCTCTTATTTCGCTCTATTGTCTTATCAGATATCTAAAGACAGAAAAAAAGCACTATGCATATTTGTCTCTATTCTTAGCAGGTCTTGGGTCTACAGTTAAATTTACAATAATACCCCATGCCATCTCTATTTATCTAGCATTGTTAATTTTCAGGAACAAAAACATTTATAGGTATTTATTAAAAGCAAAACAGATTATCGTGAATAAAGAACAAATAAAGATAATTACGATAACATATGTCCTAATGACCTTAGTTGTATCCTCTTTTCTTGTTATATTCCCAACAAAAGCAACTAAAGATATAATGGTTGTACCTGGATTTTGCAGGATGGATAATTTTTATCAAACTCTCCCTTCACTTCTTTTAATTTCAATATGGTTCATTTTTACAGCAATGTCGTTTAGGATAAAATTTGTTAATGCTTTTTTGGAAATTATGTCTCTAATAATTAATGATACAAAGGAAATTTTAAAATATGGTCTTATGATACTTCTGCCGAAGATTATTGTAGAGGGATTACTTGGATTAGTGAGCACAACCCAATATGTTAACCAAACATACCTGCTCCAAGGTGCAAGAATGTGGCCAGTATTTAATTTCTTTTGGTATATTGGGGAGGTTTTTAATGATGTGTTTTCTAAGAGATTTGATGATTTACTTTTTAGGTTTCCTATTATCCTTTTGGTGTTATTTGTTTTGATAGCTAGTTTATTTAAAATTGATTCATCAAAAAATGCAATTCGTGGAAAGTTAGTAATTTTGTTCTTAATCAACTTTTTTGTATATTTCTTTATGTCTCCCATAGTCCCATTTGAGAAATTCCTCATCCCAATGTGGATAATTTTGTACATAATATTGCTCGATTTTCTTTTAGGTAGTGGGTTATCAAAAAGACAAGCTATAGCTTTTATATTAGCTGGCATTTTGTTCCTCTCGATTGCTGATTTTGGAATTATATACCGGTATTCCGAACAGAGAGTTATAATCCGGAAATATGGTAATCATTCAAAGGAATTAAGAGATGAATTAGAACTGTACTTGAGGGAAAATTATACTATAAAAGGAAAAGTTTATTCTGCGAATCCTATGAATACGTATTATCTGAACTTAGGTACGGCTCCAAGGTACTTGGATCTATATGGCCTAGCCGTGCTTAAAGAGTTAAATGCCTCACAATTTTTCAAGATTTTAAAACAAGAAAATATCACCCACTTTATCTGTAGTACCTGGTGCTACATAACATGGCCAAGCAAAAACCTCAACAACATTTTGCGCTCTCTCTTAAGAACTTTACCAAGTAACTACACTCTTTTATATGGCAGTTCTTATGAAAATGGAGATACTATTGAGCTATATAGCCTTGAGAAAAATAATTCTACAATTACAATAAAGCCATATTTCGGGACTCTTTTACTGATAGTTGAGGGGAAATATATTGGGAAGATGTATGTAGAGGATAACAAGATGGTGTATAATTTCAAAACAACTGTTTCTCAGCTTAACGAGAACAAATATAAAATTATCCAATATTCAGCCAATAAAAATAAAAAACATGAATTTATGGCAAAGATTAGGAGTAATGGAGTTATATTCTATTTTAAGAATTCAACAACAATATTAGTAAAGTTCTTATCTCCAATAGCTGTGTTAAATCAGACTAGAGAGACAAAAAGTGCTGATGGTGTAATTCTCATTATAGGAGATCGAAAAATAAAAATATATGGAGAAGATCTAGAGATTACGAAAATATCTAGAACAAAAATTAGAATACATGGAACAACTCTAATATTGCAGGAGGAATGGTAA
- a CDS encoding ArnT family glycosyltransferase, with translation MPLLTVMNEYWDYDEGTYLLIGKLITQGYLPYRDIFAVHPPGYYYLLALWMKIFGFSYIVGRSLSLFLGGISVVIAYLLGKEVKDEKLGFVLALIIALDPMLLHVNTLAMIENGFEPVILASLYYFAKFLKSEKDKYANYSLLLAGFATTIKFTAAPFAAGLFLTILFYRLQELWEYINSFLSVIFNKRQVFILLSSFTIMTIIVTLIISLFPSDLNRKLFVVPILHKIPLVWTVISVAIFLLIWGFLTLYAYDISYVQKVIRTIVLVVSNFKTVLTLAFWILLPKLLVEGTLGILVSPNYLSQTYGIQGSRYPPILNFFDFLSDKMEAIKVNEPEFLLFDLLIIIILAVLFFKFVMDKKSEQDKILNGFAFLFVASLGIYTIIPTIMNTRFLIPTLLTLYTLSAYYISKLNFTRKQFVSIFILSILVLSLADISLAFVQPRGKLKLASTPHAKELRDSLKEYLMKVPLDGIIYGVSPMENFYLGLDTVPYYVDNFGLILAGMNSSELLERIKENGTKYVIVNTWVYAFTSENKLRGEYLKLVKNLRANYSLVYGDSYDKGDVKELYFIGKLNPQNLTFRSGWGKLELLDGDFKLINVYPQIDNETFNHRCKVFLADNDEYWLKFYSNNSETSMKLIKRGNIVRIRDIPKDTKFIIEFEGVSKIVKVGNEMYPIEVLSKKNNKEVTLFPLKGGELKILGNFIIESMDSNIVVEVKSNEITIQFLKS, from the coding sequence TTGCCCCTCTTGACTGTTATGAATGAATACTGGGACTATGATGAGGGAACATATCTGTTGATTGGGAAACTTATAACTCAAGGTTATTTACCATATAGAGATATTTTCGCTGTTCACCCCCCAGGTTATTATTACCTCCTAGCTCTCTGGATGAAAATATTTGGCTTCAGTTACATTGTAGGAAGAAGCTTGTCTCTCTTTTTGGGTGGTATTTCTGTAGTTATTGCATATCTCCTAGGAAAAGAAGTTAAAGATGAAAAGCTTGGCTTTGTCTTGGCCTTAATTATTGCCCTGGATCCTATGCTCCTCCATGTAAACACTTTGGCAATGATTGAAAATGGTTTTGAACCAGTAATCCTAGCTTCCCTTTACTATTTTGCAAAATTTTTAAAGAGCGAAAAGGATAAGTACGCAAACTACTCCCTTTTGCTAGCAGGCTTTGCAACAACGATAAAGTTCACTGCAGCCCCGTTTGCTGCTGGATTGTTCCTAACAATCTTATTCTACAGACTTCAAGAGCTATGGGAATATATTAACAGCTTTTTAAGTGTGATTTTTAACAAACGCCAGGTATTTATCCTCCTTTCAAGCTTCACAATTATGACAATTATTGTGACTCTAATAATTTCGCTCTTTCCAAGTGACCTTAATAGAAAGCTTTTTGTTGTCCCAATACTTCACAAAATTCCCTTAGTCTGGACTGTTATTTCTGTTGCAATATTCCTGTTAATTTGGGGGTTTTTAACCCTATATGCTTACGACATCTCCTATGTTCAAAAAGTGATTAGAACTATAGTATTGGTTGTTTCAAACTTCAAAACTGTGCTAACTCTTGCTTTTTGGATCCTTTTGCCAAAGTTATTAGTTGAAGGAACCTTGGGAATTCTCGTAAGTCCCAATTATCTCTCTCAAACTTATGGTATTCAAGGAAGCAGATACCCACCAATTTTAAACTTTTTTGATTTTCTTAGTGATAAGATGGAAGCCATTAAAGTAAACGAACCTGAGTTTTTGCTCTTTGACTTATTAATTATCATAATCCTTGCAGTTTTGTTCTTTAAGTTTGTAATGGATAAAAAAAGCGAGCAAGACAAGATACTTAACGGCTTTGCGTTCCTATTTGTGGCAAGTCTGGGCATTTATACAATTATACCTACTATTATGAATACAAGGTTCCTTATTCCAACGCTTTTAACACTTTATACTCTCTCGGCTTATTATATATCAAAACTTAATTTCACACGAAAACAATTTGTGTCAATTTTCATTCTTTCAATACTTGTCCTTTCTCTTGCTGATATATCTTTAGCATTCGTCCAGCCAAGGGGTAAGTTAAAACTTGCATCAACACCTCATGCTAAAGAGCTCAGAGATTCTCTAAAAGAATATCTTATGAAAGTTCCACTAGATGGAATCATTTATGGGGTCAGTCCAATGGAAAACTTTTACTTGGGATTAGACACTGTGCCATATTATGTTGACAACTTTGGGTTAATTTTAGCAGGAATGAACTCAAGTGAACTTTTAGAAAGAATTAAAGAGAATGGGACAAAGTATGTAATTGTCAACACCTGGGTTTATGCTTTTACTTCCGAAAATAAGCTCAGAGGTGAATATCTAAAGCTTGTGAAAAATTTAAGGGCAAATTATTCTCTTGTATATGGTGATTCCTATGACAAAGGGGATGTCAAGGAGCTTTATTTCATAGGAAAACTGAACCCTCAAAATCTAACATTCCGCAGTGGATGGGGCAAGCTTGAGCTTTTGGATGGAGATTTTAAACTGATTAATGTTTATCCTCAAATTGATAATGAAACATTCAACCACCGCTGTAAGGTCTTCCTTGCGGATAATGACGAATACTGGCTGAAATTTTATTCAAATAACTCAGAAACTTCCATGAAACTCATCAAAAGAGGAAACATCGTTAGGATAAGAGACATTCCAAAAGACACGAAGTTTATAATCGAGTTCGAAGGAGTTAGCAAGATAGTGAAGGTTGGAAATGAAATGTACCCCATAGAGGTTTTATCAAAAAAGAATAATAAAGAAGTGACACTGTTTCCATTAAAGGGTGGGGAATTGAAAATCCTAGGCAACTTTATCATAGAGTCGATGGACAGTAATATCGTAGTAGAGGTGAAATCAAATGAAATTACGATTCAATTCCTTAAATCCTAA
- a CDS encoding DUF6541 family protein — translation MKLRFNSLNPKVMIVLLSILTVLLAKLNPYLSLLLPWYLGFLMISEEDFDFIEKLALAPALGLGVVIFIMHILSWLKVSLRYSYPIIVLLVIALSLARELKLELSAIDRTTIFGLLIAVFLSVGIKIPFLHVPPYYGKDTIFHAYKLLEIMKENSLFISQIPSYAPIGIRTYPAGYHSILAWIILLTNIPIPTAMLCFRVFIWLLLPLATFIVSSQMFNKQTGILSSILVPLTYLYYYYLHYTLFPAFSNYYFFLIALFLYNQLLLEIEQKDGKILRLFILTFFIITTMLLIHPYSYLLFQAYAGITLVMFSLMNRRIDPTIIRIFIIQSIGSFLCYFLLEYPTKLDIISHSRPIFNLPQYSLKDNLAWFNMALSNTFIHNGQLFLGLCFIIGILYMLLKCEDTIRLLFWNSLLLTVVYDIFLILNKVHFHIPIPLYSSIWNAERIYILITPIIPIIEGVGLYLILQKAISLISIHISPSCTIEKGLKTILIVMLISFLMPSLFYTLIIDISFEKMHILNHESYSAFNWINNSLPPNASLIVSNTHDSGEWIPVFTGKIIIFSHNSDIPFRESKNTYVYIDSRGIGAIGDNIVSLNPFEFFGKYELLYFNSNIWIYNLSATWNATDPRVIEKLKEYYKLPKDDIIGTDFRDWKYLAYGFLLRNPVVIRGAILNKWNFAFAPRGCGYIVFVPTQSYNNLFLKVIFSKQDQTIEIWVNNKKIGEIKNETQTFRYEFKENGLYIIELESEEPFGFILLELE, via the coding sequence ATGAAATTACGATTCAATTCCTTAAATCCTAAGGTCATGATAGTGCTACTTTCAATACTCACTGTTCTATTAGCCAAACTGAATCCTTATTTATCTCTCCTTTTACCATGGTATCTTGGATTCCTCATGATTTCTGAAGAAGACTTTGATTTTATTGAAAAACTTGCCCTTGCTCCCGCACTCGGGTTAGGAGTGGTAATTTTCATAATGCATATCCTAAGCTGGTTGAAAGTATCTTTAAGGTATTCATACCCAATAATTGTCCTTTTAGTTATTGCACTCTCCTTAGCAAGAGAATTGAAACTCGAATTAAGCGCAATAGATAGAACCACAATCTTTGGTTTGTTAATTGCTGTTTTTCTTTCCGTAGGAATTAAGATCCCCTTTCTTCATGTCCCTCCATACTACGGGAAGGACACAATTTTCCACGCTTATAAACTATTGGAAATCATGAAAGAAAACTCACTATTTATTTCTCAGATTCCCAGCTATGCTCCTATTGGAATAAGGACTTATCCTGCAGGGTACCATTCTATTTTAGCATGGATTATTCTACTAACTAACATACCTATACCAACCGCTATGCTGTGTTTTAGGGTATTCATATGGCTTTTATTACCTTTAGCAACTTTTATCGTTTCGTCACAGATGTTCAATAAACAAACTGGAATACTATCCTCGATTTTGGTACCATTAACGTATTTATACTATTATTATTTGCATTATACTCTTTTTCCAGCATTTTCAAATTATTATTTCTTTTTAATCGCTCTCTTCCTTTATAATCAACTCCTATTGGAGATTGAACAAAAAGATGGGAAAATTTTAAGACTTTTCATATTAACTTTCTTCATCATAACAACTATGCTACTGATACATCCATACTCTTATTTACTCTTCCAAGCATATGCAGGAATAACTTTAGTTATGTTCTCGCTAATGAATAGAAGAATAGACCCAACTATAATACGAATCTTTATAATACAATCCATTGGAAGTTTTTTGTGTTATTTTCTTTTGGAGTATCCCACGAAGTTAGATATTATTTCTCACTCCCGGCCTATTTTTAATTTGCCCCAATATTCTCTTAAAGATAATCTAGCATGGTTTAACATGGCACTATCTAATACTTTTATTCACAATGGACAACTATTTTTAGGCCTCTGTTTTATCATAGGGATTTTGTATATGTTACTAAAATGTGAAGATACAATCCGCCTATTATTTTGGAACTCATTGCTCTTGACAGTTGTATATGACATCTTCCTAATTTTAAACAAAGTTCACTTTCATATTCCGATTCCTCTCTATTCCTCAATATGGAATGCAGAGAGAATATACATATTAATAACCCCCATTATACCAATAATTGAAGGAGTGGGCTTATATTTGATTCTTCAAAAGGCCATTTCTTTAATATCTATCCACATTTCTCCAAGTTGCACAATAGAGAAAGGATTAAAAACAATTCTAATAGTTATGTTGATTTCTTTTTTAATGCCATCTCTTTTCTATACACTAATAATTGATATATCTTTTGAAAAGATGCACATACTAAACCACGAAAGTTATTCTGCTTTTAATTGGATTAACAACTCTCTCCCACCCAATGCTTCGCTTATAGTCTCCAATACCCACGACTCTGGTGAATGGATACCTGTCTTTACCGGAAAAATAATTATCTTTTCTCATAACTCTGATATCCCCTTTAGAGAGAGTAAAAATACATATGTTTATATAGATTCAAGAGGAATTGGGGCAATTGGTGATAACATCGTTTCTTTAAACCCATTTGAGTTTTTTGGCAAGTATGAGTTATTGTACTTTAATTCAAACATTTGGATTTACAACCTGTCCGCAACTTGGAATGCTACAGATCCAAGAGTGATAGAAAAACTTAAGGAATATTACAAACTCCCCAAAGATGACATAATTGGAACGGATTTCAGAGATTGGAAGTATTTAGCTTATGGATTTCTCCTCAGAAATCCGGTTGTAATTAGGGGGGCTATATTAAACAAATGGAATTTCGCGTTTGCTCCAAGAGGATGCGGCTATATAGTATTTGTTCCCACTCAAAGTTATAACAATCTATTCCTAAAAGTTATTTTCTCAAAACAAGATCAGACTATTGAGATTTGGGTAAATAACAAGAAGATTGGAGAAATTAAAAATGAAACCCAGACATTTAGATATGAATTTAAGGAGAATGGGCTTTATATAATTGAACTAGAAAGTGAGGAACCTTTCGGATTTATACTCCTAGAGTTGGAATGA
- a CDS encoding class III signal peptide-containing protein, whose protein sequence is MMRKAQGAVEYLFIIAAVLIIVAIVIRFLRGSASTAGSTVESGVGAISSELSEQLQSATS, encoded by the coding sequence ATGATGAGGAAGGCTCAAGGTGCAGTCGAATACCTCTTTATAATTGCGGCAGTGTTAATCATAGTAGCAATTGTTATCAGATTCCTAAGAGGTTCAGCTAGCACCGCTGGCAGTACTGTAGAGAGCGGTGTTGGAGCAATAAGCAGCGAGTTAAGCGAACAACTACAATCAGCAACAAGTTGA
- a CDS encoding class III signal peptide-containing protein, which produces MKRKAQTAVEYLFVIAAALIIVAITLRFLKRGSSGAGGTIESGVGAISSELSEQLSKSSS; this is translated from the coding sequence ATGAAAAGAAAGGCACAAACTGCTGTTGAGTATTTGTTCGTCATTGCGGCTGCGTTGATTATAGTGGCAATTACATTAAGATTCCTTAAGAGGGGTAGTAGTGGAGCGGGTGGGACAATAGAAAGTGGCGTTGGTGCTATCAGTAGTGAGCTTAGTGAGCAATTGTCAAAATCAAGTTCGTGA